From the Brevibacillus choshinensis genome, one window contains:
- a CDS encoding YczE/YyaS/YitT family protein encodes MGKKYTLHPVVIQYSVFMLGLAVMGFGIGTMIEANLGVAPWDTLHIGLQKTFGLTIGTWSQIVGLMIIVSSYVIGKIKPSVGMFLNMFFFGLFIDLFMWLGWIPVGSTVVERMVLFAAGLLIYTFGTGMYISPRLGAGPRDSFMLALHERTGWDISKVRIGIECTVTLLGFLLGGPVSVGTLVTAFSIGPLIKRFIPFWERVMKKLYGGGVTAPERELAK; translated from the coding sequence ATGGGAAAAAAGTACACGCTACACCCGGTAGTCATTCAGTACAGCGTATTCATGCTGGGCTTAGCTGTAATGGGTTTTGGAATCGGAACGATGATTGAGGCCAATTTAGGTGTAGCACCATGGGATACCTTGCATATCGGGCTACAGAAAACATTTGGATTGACCATCGGTACATGGTCACAGATCGTCGGATTAATGATTATTGTCTCTTCCTATGTCATCGGCAAAATCAAGCCAAGCGTAGGAATGTTTCTAAACATGTTTTTCTTCGGATTGTTTATTGATTTGTTCATGTGGCTTGGGTGGATTCCAGTCGGCAGCACAGTGGTGGAGCGAATGGTTTTATTCGCAGCTGGTCTTCTGATCTATACGTTTGGTACGGGGATGTACATCTCTCCGCGCTTAGGGGCAGGACCACGCGACAGTTTTATGCTGGCTTTGCACGAACGTACAGGATGGGATATTAGCAAAGTCAGGATCGGAATTGAGTGTACGGTTACATTGTTAGGCTTTTTGCTCGGTGGCCCTGTTTCTGTAGGGACTCTTGTCACGGCTTTCTCGATTGGACCGTTGATCAAACGTTTTATCCCGTTTTGGGAGCGTGTGATGAAGAAGCTGTATGGTGGTGGTGTAACAGCACCAGAAAGAGAACTTGCGAAATAG
- a CDS encoding metallophosphoesterase family protein: protein MKMAALYDIHGNLPALHAVLNELEEVAPDLIVIGGDIISGPMPVETLERLFQVKTPIRFIRGNCDREVVTAYEGSPLRPEMSEKGRETTEWVAKQLQSSHRDFLSQLPAHSTHSVEGLGEVLFCHATPDSDEEIFTPLTLQNRLDEIFRDVKQNTVICGHTHIQFELEVGHVRILNAGSVGMPYADEPGAYWLLIGPNGHEFRRTSYDVKAAADEIQKSSLPIAQEFAE from the coding sequence ATGAAAATGGCAGCGCTTTATGATATTCACGGAAATTTGCCTGCGTTACATGCGGTTCTGAATGAGCTGGAGGAAGTTGCACCAGATTTGATCGTAATCGGAGGAGATATCATCTCTGGACCGATGCCCGTGGAGACACTTGAGCGGCTCTTTCAGGTAAAGACGCCCATCCGATTCATTCGTGGCAATTGCGATCGTGAAGTCGTCACTGCGTACGAAGGTAGTCCTCTTCGTCCTGAAATGTCTGAGAAAGGACGTGAAACGACGGAGTGGGTAGCGAAGCAATTACAATCCTCGCATCGTGATTTTCTAAGCCAATTACCTGCACATAGCACTCATTCGGTAGAAGGGTTAGGGGAAGTGCTCTTTTGTCATGCGACTCCGGATAGTGATGAGGAAATTTTCACCCCGCTTACCTTACAGAATAGACTCGATGAGATCTTTCGTGACGTAAAGCAAAATACCGTCATCTGTGGGCATACGCATATCCAATTTGAGCTGGAAGTGGGTCATGTCCGTATTCTGAATGCAGGAAGTGTGGGCATGCCCTACGCTGACGAGCCAGGAGCCTACTGGTTGTTGATTGGACCAAATGGACATGAGTTTCGCAGGACGTCTTATGACGTTAAGGCAGCCGCTGACGAGATCCAAAAGAGCTCGCTTCCAATTGCCCAAGAATTCGCAGAATAG